A single genomic interval of Chryseobacterium paludis harbors:
- a CDS encoding APC family permease has product MELRIKPFPKNNYPKKGVLIKGSSPLVWFEEMDKLKIDLNLVKTFAIPSNEPNILYGCFIIFTDHAPLEIGKNSYFQCIDEILFIPENTTFYPKINPEDWHNIDSRFLVMHPEFGLVKLSEEIDWILVLEEPEKAKLFIRKPSNGVYIPQEIKSYTVEIDDEKMMESLQKSQTEEEWMKNLPFDMKKVMAGNKREIEKYLKYIEKYPDRAIDLGVPLDILGTSRGDGFGKFKFDNGWLSRLLGGGRGNGKPRDYRWVLLALWIVIIVGRIIIGFSKDTPETETPVSSGNVISKDALKNQDPGKLAFESGLTEIDMKIDSLYNDERRDLMKEYATAASKGPNAKEVAEVEKKVEKYRTKENKTRDFLKKIYNKKIAQHIESKSKDYQRKISDSIKKVNPNKPVNQGVVKSVWRKKQVLMEDSLGRLYGTLGNIEPHFSSDQNANTKKTSGSGDSSAKKISFSEIVWLVILIIGSVGLYSYFFRKKSLNIGGNNVPGGIKIFLVIVLVGMLIYLFYPLIEMYGYNWFVWLLVICVILLIYRLFSEDKTILKSDEDE; this is encoded by the coding sequence ATGGAGCTTAGAATAAAACCTTTTCCAAAAAATAACTATCCCAAGAAAGGAGTTCTGATTAAAGGTTCTTCACCATTGGTATGGTTTGAAGAAATGGATAAGTTGAAGATAGATCTTAATCTGGTAAAGACTTTTGCTATTCCTTCTAATGAACCTAATATTCTATACGGATGTTTCATTATTTTTACGGATCATGCTCCACTGGAAATTGGAAAGAATTCTTACTTTCAATGTATCGACGAGATTCTTTTTATTCCTGAGAATACCACTTTTTATCCCAAGATCAATCCCGAAGACTGGCATAATATAGATTCTAGATTTCTGGTAATGCATCCTGAATTTGGTTTGGTTAAATTATCAGAGGAGATCGACTGGATCTTAGTGCTTGAAGAACCGGAAAAGGCTAAACTTTTTATCAGGAAACCTTCAAACGGAGTCTATATTCCGCAGGAAATTAAAAGCTATACCGTAGAGATCGATGATGAAAAAATGATGGAATCACTCCAAAAATCACAGACTGAAGAAGAGTGGATGAAAAATCTTCCTTTTGATATGAAGAAAGTGATGGCGGGAAATAAAAGAGAAATTGAAAAATATTTAAAGTACATCGAAAAATACCCTGACCGTGCGATAGATCTTGGAGTTCCTTTGGATATTCTGGGAACTTCCAGAGGTGATGGTTTTGGAAAATTTAAATTCGATAATGGTTGGTTGAGCAGGTTGTTGGGTGGCGGTCGTGGAAATGGTAAACCCAGGGATTACCGATGGGTATTGCTTGCATTGTGGATTGTAATTATCGTTGGAAGGATTATTATCGGTTTTAGTAAAGATACACCTGAGACTGAAACCCCTGTTTCTTCAGGAAATGTAATTTCTAAAGATGCTTTAAAAAATCAGGATCCCGGTAAATTAGCTTTTGAATCCGGTCTTACTGAGATTGATATGAAAATTGATTCTCTATACAACGATGAGAGAAGAGATCTAATGAAAGAATATGCAACGGCAGCTTCTAAAGGCCCAAACGCAAAAGAGGTTGCAGAGGTTGAAAAGAAAGTCGAGAAATACAGAACGAAAGAAAATAAAACAAGAGACTTTCTTAAGAAAATATACAATAAGAAAATAGCTCAGCATATTGAAAGCAAGTCCAAAGATTATCAGCGGAAGATCTCCGATTCCATTAAAAAGGTAAATCCAAATAAGCCAGTCAACCAAGGGGTTGTAAAAAGTGTCTGGAGGAAAAAACAGGTTTTAATGGAGGACTCTCTGGGACGTCTTTACGGAACACTTGGAAATATTGAACCTCATTTTTCATCTGATCAAAATGCCAATACAAAGAAAACCTCAGGTTCAGGAGATTCTTCGGCCAAAAAGATTTCATTCTCTGAAATTGTCTGGTTAGTAATTCTAATTATAGGAAGTGTAGGCCTTTATTCCTATTTCTTCAGGAAAAAATCCTTAAACATTGGCGGTAATAACGTTCCGGGAGGAATCAAAATATTTTTAGTCATTGTCTTGGTTGGCATGCTGATCTATCTTTTCTATCCGCTGATTGAGATGTATGGCTACAACTGGTTCGTATGGCTTCTGGTTATTTGTGTAATCTTACTGATCTATCGTTTGTTCAGTGAAGATAAAACCATTTTAAAATCCGACGAAGATGAATAA
- a CDS encoding helix-turn-helix domain-containing protein, with the protein MYDETLILDKEIKDSFQVKKLTQSVFGEADVISVTYNRVLIIHEGKGTLIIDDNEFDIEGSEVFVISKGQVFSFSYQTKWSGFEISFGDCFWERAPSSASNCKLLLFNDAALHQRLSLKEKDFYELNAICEILLKESISNDYPNKLDAMAAYLKILMIKLANAAPAFQESLDDFDNQIYRRFLELVNKQYNQMHDVSYYADQLMVTPRKLSEISKKKSGKGAKEIIAGQVIAESKRQLQFSAKTIKEIAYQLSFSTPEQFSHFFKKQTNTSPLDYRKIFVNIGR; encoded by the coding sequence ATGTATGATGAAACACTTATCCTTGATAAAGAGATAAAGGATTCTTTTCAGGTAAAAAAACTTACCCAATCGGTTTTCGGGGAAGCTGATGTAATAAGTGTTACCTATAATCGGGTACTGATCATCCATGAAGGAAAAGGCACACTTATTATTGATGATAATGAATTTGATATAGAAGGATCAGAAGTATTTGTTATATCAAAAGGACAGGTGTTTTCTTTTTCTTACCAAACGAAATGGTCGGGATTTGAAATAAGCTTCGGTGACTGTTTCTGGGAAAGGGCACCTTCAAGTGCTTCTAATTGTAAATTATTACTGTTCAATGATGCTGCTCTTCATCAGAGATTATCTTTAAAAGAAAAAGATTTTTATGAACTGAATGCTATTTGTGAAATTCTCTTAAAAGAAAGTATAAGCAATGATTATCCCAATAAGCTTGATGCGATGGCGGCTTATTTAAAAATTCTTATGATTAAGCTTGCTAATGCTGCTCCAGCTTTTCAGGAAAGCCTTGACGATTTTGATAACCAGATCTATCGTCGTTTCCTGGAATTGGTTAATAAACAGTATAATCAAATGCATGATGTTTCATACTATGCAGACCAGTTAATGGTTACTCCTCGTAAACTTTCTGAAATATCTAAAAAGAAAAGTGGAAAAGGTGCTAAGGAAATCATAGCCGGACAAGTGATCGCCGAATCGAAACGGCAGCTGCAGTTTTCAGCTAAAACAATCAAGGAAATTGCTTATCAGCTTTCATTCAGTACACCAGAGCAGTTTAGCCATTTTTTCAAAAAGCAAACCAATACTTCGCCTTTGGATTATCGAAAGATCTTTGTAAATATTGGCAGGTAA
- a CDS encoding outer membrane beta-barrel family protein — MKIIISTIAILTASLSLAQVKKDSVKQKDIEAVTLVVRKPTVESKVDRTVFNVANSSILAGNTTWDVLRMTPLVSIDNNDVIKAEGEKVTVYINDRKSVFTGKELKEYLATIPADNLMKIEVITSPSSRYESAGSVINIVLKKRDDEGMKGSVTLNNRQNRKNSQYTNFNLNYHKKKFTQTLIGSYSDNTWSQKNSNTQSLYKDNDVTSINIINTDRNKSPSLSSTSEYELNDKNNVGVILEYYQSKRSTFSDAEGIHYANDVFKDSYNRNQDLTGMSRTLGTNVFYKYYDKEKNKILDINIGTNYDSQKDTNDLITNYSNKSTLDQIGINSHNQTRNYYLKVDYTQPLGKSGATFEVGGKMDFNNNVAPYDLSGNMIDSSLRTNDNFHYQDNINSVYANYSKTFFKKLETRIGIRYEYISFKLRQDIAGTSRKDSYGTFLPNILLKYNFSDKYDLSLTYNRNIWRPWYTEFNPFLIPNYDGFYSRGNMDLQPNPSDRLYMKFGILKKYFISARYMYTNQDYWTTYTTEENTPPQKDKTITYPGNFSGRVQKYYLFANTNQTFLKNKLSVNVGFGWYYIDNSDFNTKNDLKGAKYISYWGGSTNISYTNLFNKNINLSAWVEVSNQNNGNSYANNTNVFHNISVTKIFPKTQMEVSLQLMNIFQRPNFDSTTFSPVGAFRNSTQSDWYGFSLSFVKRFGNQKVKTNTKTDVEKNGGGGK; from the coding sequence ATGAAAATAATTATATCTACAATCGCGATATTAACCGCTTCTTTATCTTTAGCTCAGGTAAAAAAAGATTCGGTTAAACAAAAAGACATAGAAGCTGTTACCCTTGTTGTCAGAAAACCAACAGTAGAATCTAAAGTTGACAGAACTGTTTTTAATGTAGCCAATAGTTCTATCCTTGCAGGAAATACTACCTGGGATGTTCTTAGAATGACTCCTTTGGTTAGTATTGATAATAACGATGTTATAAAAGCTGAAGGTGAAAAGGTTACTGTTTATATCAATGACAGAAAATCAGTTTTTACAGGAAAAGAGCTGAAAGAATATCTGGCTACGATCCCAGCAGACAACCTGATGAAAATAGAAGTGATCACCAGTCCTTCTTCGCGTTATGAAAGTGCCGGATCGGTAATCAACATCGTATTGAAAAAACGTGATGATGAAGGGATGAAAGGAAGTGTTACCCTGAACAACAGACAAAATAGAAAAAACTCACAATACACCAATTTTAATCTTAATTATCATAAGAAAAAATTTACGCAGACCCTTATTGGAAGCTACAGTGATAATACGTGGTCACAAAAAAATTCCAACACCCAGTCTTTATACAAGGATAATGATGTTACCTCCATCAATATCATAAATACGGACCGAAACAAAAGCCCTTCTTTATCTTCTACTTCAGAATATGAACTGAATGATAAAAATAATGTTGGGGTTATTCTGGAATACTATCAGAGCAAAAGATCTACTTTTTCAGATGCAGAAGGAATACATTACGCAAATGATGTTTTTAAGGACTCATATAACCGAAATCAGGATTTAACCGGCATGAGCCGTACCCTGGGAACCAATGTTTTCTATAAATATTATGATAAAGAAAAAAATAAAATTTTAGATATTAATATCGGTACAAATTATGATTCTCAAAAAGACACTAATGATCTAATAACAAATTACAGTAATAAATCCACGTTGGATCAAATAGGAATTAATTCTCATAATCAAACCCGTAACTATTATCTAAAAGTAGACTATACGCAACCTTTAGGGAAATCAGGAGCAACATTTGAAGTGGGTGGAAAAATGGACTTCAATAACAATGTAGCTCCATATGATCTGTCTGGAAATATGATAGACAGCAGTTTAAGAACAAATGATAATTTCCATTATCAGGATAATATTAATTCCGTTTATGCCAACTATAGCAAAACCTTTTTCAAAAAGCTGGAAACCAGAATCGGAATCCGCTATGAATATATTAGTTTCAAACTGCGACAGGATATAGCAGGTACTTCAAGAAAAGATTCTTATGGTACTTTTCTTCCCAACATATTGCTGAAATACAATTTTTCAGATAAATATGATTTGAGTTTGACCTATAACCGTAATATCTGGCGTCCGTGGTATACGGAATTCAATCCTTTTCTTATCCCTAATTATGATGGATTCTATTCCAGAGGAAATATGGATTTACAACCCAATCCTAGTGACAGACTTTATATGAAATTCGGAATTCTGAAAAAATATTTTATTTCTGCAAGGTATATGTATACCAATCAGGACTATTGGACAACTTATACTACTGAAGAAAATACACCGCCACAAAAAGACAAGACAATTACCTACCCAGGAAATTTTAGCGGCCGGGTTCAAAAGTATTATCTTTTTGCCAATACCAATCAGACCTTTCTGAAAAACAAACTAAGTGTGAATGTCGGATTTGGATGGTACTATATTGACAACAGCGATTTTAATACAAAAAATGATTTGAAGGGAGCTAAGTATATCAGTTATTGGGGTGGATCCACTAATATCTCTTACACCAATCTTTTTAATAAGAACATCAATCTGAGTGCATGGGTAGAAGTATCCAATCAAAACAACGGAAATTCTTATGCGAACAACACGAATGTTTTTCATAATATTTCTGTAACTAAAATATTTCCTAAAACACAGATGGAAGTCAGCCTACAGCTGATGAATATTTTCCAGAGACCTAATTTTGATTCAACTACCTTCAGTCCGGTCGGAGCCTTTAGAAATTCTACACAGTCGGATTGGTATGGTTTCTCACTTTCATTCGTAAAAAGATTTGGAAATCAAAAAGTAAAGACAAACACCAAAACCGATGTTGAGAAAAACGGTGGCGGCGGAAAATAA
- a CDS encoding HD domain-containing protein — protein sequence MSVQRLKSVAGISIPDSKIATEATELLLEHGTEFIYNHSLRVFLFSSLNGKRRNMEYDQELLYVSSVFHDLGLVSHYSSADLRFEVDGANAARDFLKSHGLPKDQLQLVWDTIAFHTTIGIAEHKENEVALMYSGVGLDVMGEGYEHLSETNRNAIIEAFPRNDFKNKIIPTFFDGFKHKTETTFGNIKADVCAFMIPNFERKNFCNCILHSPWSE from the coding sequence ATGTCAGTTCAAAGATTAAAAAGTGTGGCCGGAATTAGTATTCCCGACAGTAAAATCGCTACAGAAGCTACCGAATTGTTATTAGAACACGGAACAGAATTTATCTATAATCATTCATTAAGGGTTTTTCTTTTTTCTTCATTAAATGGGAAGAGGAGAAATATGGAATATGACCAAGAGCTCCTTTATGTAAGTTCAGTCTTTCATGACCTGGGTTTGGTTTCACATTACAGCAGCGCGGATCTGAGATTTGAAGTTGATGGAGCCAATGCAGCCAGAGATTTTCTAAAAAGTCACGGTCTTCCAAAAGATCAGCTGCAATTGGTTTGGGATACGATAGCATTTCATACCACAATTGGAATTGCGGAACATAAAGAAAACGAAGTTGCTCTGATGTATTCCGGAGTAGGACTGGACGTGATGGGAGAAGGTTATGAACATCTTAGTGAGACCAATAGAAATGCAATTATAGAGGCATTCCCAAGAAATGATTTCAAAAATAAAATTATCCCAACATTCTTCGATGGATTTAAACATAAAACAGAGACAACTTTCGGAAATATTAAAGCCGATGTCTGTGCCTTTATGATTCCTAATTTCGAAAGAAAAAATTTCTGCAATTGTATCTTACATTCTCCATGGAGCGAGTAG
- a CDS encoding TatD family hydrolase, whose amino-acid sequence MNTYIDIGINLTNKQFNNEHDEIINRALDNGVEQMILTGTSVRGSKESAEIAGEYPEVLFSTAGIHPHDAKSFNGESMNELRKLLALSHVISVGECGLDFDRDFSPRPIQEKCYQAQLELAIEINKPLFLHERSAFKRFNEITDDYLSHLPKAVVHCFTGTPEEAKAYLDKGFYLGFTGAISDERRFKHLEEVIRYVPLDRMMIETDAPFMLPKNISARNQNRRNEPAFLLYIAQTIAHLKKISIAEVAEETTEVIRKFFKL is encoded by the coding sequence ATGAATACATACATCGATATTGGCATTAACCTGACCAATAAACAGTTCAATAATGAACACGACGAAATAATTAACCGTGCTCTGGATAATGGAGTAGAACAGATGATCCTTACCGGAACAAGTGTACGTGGAAGTAAAGAATCTGCTGAAATTGCAGGGGAATATCCGGAGGTCTTATTTTCTACAGCTGGAATCCATCCTCATGATGCAAAATCTTTTAATGGTGAGAGTATGAATGAACTCCGTAAACTATTAGCGCTTTCTCATGTGATTTCAGTAGGAGAATGCGGACTTGATTTTGACCGTGATTTTTCTCCGAGGCCAATACAGGAAAAGTGTTATCAGGCACAACTTGAATTGGCTATAGAAATTAATAAACCTCTTTTCCTTCATGAAAGATCTGCTTTTAAAAGATTTAATGAAATTACGGATGACTATCTTTCCCATCTTCCTAAAGCTGTTGTTCACTGTTTTACTGGCACACCAGAAGAAGCAAAAGCCTATTTGGATAAGGGATTTTATCTTGGATTTACAGGAGCGATCAGCGATGAAAGAAGATTTAAACATCTCGAAGAAGTGATCAGATATGTTCCCTTGGATAGAATGATGATTGAAACAGATGCACCTTTCATGTTGCCTAAAAATATTTCAGCACGAAATCAAAATCGTCGTAATGAACCTGCATTTCTTCTTTATATTGCACAGACCATTGCCCATTTGAAGAAAATAAGCATTGCTGAAGTGGCAGAAGAAACAACAGAAGTCATCAGGAAATTTTTCAAATTATAA
- the deoD gene encoding purine-nucleoside phosphorylase: MSIHISAKKGEIAKVILQPGDPLRAQYIAENFLENAKLVSKTRGILYYTGLYKGKEISVGASGMGFPSIGIYSYELYTEYDVETIIRIGTCGAYTTDLKVFDILNVENAASESTYAKFAWEIEDDILSHQGNIFDTINATSEELSLKTKAINIHSSDIFYRKDLTIPAIATKYNCPAVEMEAFGLFANAKHLGKNAATILTVTDIIPTHENISADQRETALKPMIELALESALKAI; the protein is encoded by the coding sequence ATGAGTATTCACATTAGTGCAAAAAAAGGAGAAATTGCTAAAGTAATATTACAGCCGGGGGATCCGCTTCGTGCACAATATATTGCCGAAAACTTTTTGGAAAATGCAAAACTGGTAAGTAAAACAAGAGGAATCTTATATTATACCGGTCTCTATAAAGGGAAAGAAATTAGTGTAGGAGCAAGTGGAATGGGATTCCCAAGCATCGGAATTTATTCTTATGAATTGTATACAGAATATGATGTAGAGACTATTATCAGAATCGGAACTTGTGGTGCCTACACTACAGATCTGAAAGTATTTGATATACTTAATGTTGAAAATGCTGCAAGTGAGAGTACCTACGCAAAATTTGCCTGGGAAATTGAAGACGATATTCTTTCGCACCAGGGAAATATTTTTGATACCATTAATGCAACTTCCGAAGAACTATCTTTGAAAACCAAGGCTATTAATATTCACAGTAGTGATATTTTCTACAGAAAGGATTTAACTATTCCCGCAATTGCTACAAAATATAATTGTCCGGCTGTGGAAATGGAAGCTTTTGGATTATTTGCCAACGCTAAACATTTAGGAAAAAATGCAGCGACCATTCTTACGGTAACTGATATTATTCCGACTCATGAAAATATTTCAGCTGACCAAAGAGAAACAGCATTGAAGCCAATGATTGAGCTGGCTTTGGAATCAGCATTAAAAGCTATCTAA
- a CDS encoding DUF4822 domain-containing protein, translating into MNALKKLCYLLAMFALTITAASCSDNDEEIVVVEPELTPSQVLASTPWETTNAKNQNGQSVPLTDSNVANFVGFAYFKADGTFTMYNLDNSPKMHGDWSISADGTTRTIVAKDNNGNVLFTRVVKITVLTKQEFTYRVFPDANNQSVYYDIIHTPTTHPEP; encoded by the coding sequence ATGAATGCATTAAAAAAATTATGTTATCTCTTAGCAATGTTTGCTTTAACAATTACCGCTGCATCATGTTCAGATAATGATGAAGAGATCGTAGTTGTAGAACCTGAGCTTACTCCTTCACAAGTACTGGCTTCTACCCCCTGGGAAACGACAAACGCTAAAAATCAGAACGGACAGTCTGTTCCCTTAACAGATTCAAACGTAGCTAATTTTGTGGGATTTGCCTATTTCAAGGCAGATGGAACATTTACGATGTACAACCTGGATAACTCTCCAAAGATGCATGGCGATTGGTCTATTTCTGCAGATGGAACTACAAGAACCATTGTTGCAAAAGACAATAATGGGAATGTTCTTTTCACGAGAGTCGTAAAAATTACGGTATTAACGAAACAGGAATTTACCTATAGAGTGTTTCCTGACGCAAACAATCAGTCAGTGTATTATGATATTATCCATACACCGACAACTCATCCAGAGCCATAA
- a CDS encoding AAA family ATPase, whose protein sequence is MIPNITKLNTVLNYVKDTFVGKNDVVDLLGICLLARENAFLYGPPGTAKSAIVRTLSQTVKDGKNFEYLLTRFTEPNEIFGPFDIRKLKEGELLTNTEGMMPEASMVFLDEIFNANSAILNSLLMALNEKIFKRGKETKHLPALMFVGASNVLPEDEALNALFDRFLIRINVDYVNPELLQQVLLAGRKLENIVETDIPGIQADEIRELQNLCKTVDLKPIYEVYLNTIINLRNTGIAISDRRAVKLQNLIAASALICGRNEAILSDLWVLKHIWDTEEQIEILEGIINRTIEKDENPQTHPQALHNKTPNPEEVMKDVKILTEKWNSGEVTFEEQNVIKDKLRYLQTRCDWIKNPEQKQYIQQEIESLWQKILQSV, encoded by the coding sequence ATGATTCCAAATATTACAAAACTTAATACAGTACTCAATTATGTAAAAGATACTTTCGTAGGTAAAAACGATGTAGTTGACCTGCTTGGAATATGTCTTTTGGCAAGAGAAAATGCATTTTTATATGGACCTCCGGGAACTGCAAAATCGGCAATCGTAAGAACATTGTCACAAACTGTGAAAGACGGTAAAAATTTTGAGTATTTATTAACCCGTTTTACCGAACCGAATGAAATTTTCGGACCTTTTGATATCAGAAAATTAAAAGAAGGCGAGCTTCTTACCAATACCGAGGGAATGATGCCGGAAGCATCTATGGTTTTTTTAGATGAAATCTTTAATGCCAATTCCGCGATTTTGAATTCCCTTTTGATGGCGTTGAACGAAAAGATTTTCAAACGTGGAAAGGAAACAAAGCACCTGCCTGCTCTAATGTTTGTAGGTGCAAGTAATGTTTTGCCGGAAGATGAAGCACTGAATGCCTTATTTGACCGTTTTCTGATCAGGATTAATGTAGATTATGTAAATCCTGAGCTTCTTCAGCAAGTACTTTTGGCAGGACGGAAATTGGAAAATATTGTTGAAACAGATATTCCCGGAATTCAGGCTGATGAAATAAGGGAGCTTCAGAACCTATGTAAAACAGTAGATCTGAAACCTATTTATGAAGTGTATTTAAATACTATTATTAATCTTCGGAATACAGGAATTGCTATTTCTGACCGTAGGGCGGTAAAACTTCAGAATCTTATTGCTGCAAGTGCGTTGATCTGCGGAAGAAATGAAGCTATTCTTTCTGATCTTTGGGTACTGAAGCACATCTGGGATACGGAAGAACAGATTGAAATCCTGGAAGGGATCATCAACAGAACAATAGAAAAAGATGAAAATCCGCAAACCCATCCTCAGGCGTTACACAATAAAACCCCGAATCCGGAGGAAGTAATGAAAGATGTAAAAATTCTTACTGAAAAATGGAATAGCGGAGAAGTTACTTTTGAAGAGCAGAACGTGATCAAAGATAAATTAAGATACCTGCAGACACGTTGTGACTGGATCAAAAATCCTGAACAAAAACAATACATTCAACAGGAAATAGAAAGTTTATGGCAGAAGATCCTTCAAAGCGTATAA
- a CDS encoding ester cyclase, with protein sequence MDLQLEKNKEVVKRFNKEVIENGNVEVFEELMDDHFINHSAPQGADNRKQGMINTFNSVLRPAMPDIQVTILQQIAEGDLVTTRKNISGTHTGNFMGIAPSGRRISIDVIDIVRLKNGKYAEHWGINNLSVVLAQLRNND encoded by the coding sequence ATGGATTTACAACTTGAAAAAAACAAAGAAGTCGTTAAGCGTTTTAATAAAGAAGTAATTGAAAACGGTAATGTTGAGGTCTTCGAAGAATTAATGGATGATCATTTCATTAATCATTCTGCCCCACAAGGGGCTGACAATAGAAAACAGGGAATGATTAATACATTTAACTCTGTTTTGAGACCTGCAATGCCCGATATTCAGGTTACGATTCTTCAACAGATTGCAGAGGGGGATCTGGTTACCACCCGGAAAAATATTTCTGGAACTCATACCGGAAATTTCATGGGAATTGCTCCGTCTGGAAGAAGAATAAGTATTGATGTTATTGATATTGTGCGCCTTAAAAACGGTAAATACGCTGAACACTGGGGGATTAATAATTTGTCGGTTGTTTTAGCACAGTTGAGGAATAATGATTAG